In one window of Brevinematales bacterium DNA:
- a CDS encoding glycosyltransferase, producing the protein MEMVFVLFLVGSVLGLVISLVVLFRFINFFYRKIDFDRIRVDKKDISVIIPARNEENRITRLLKILVSEGFKEIIVVDDDSEDNTYEVSKSFGVKVLKVKEFYSELSGKSIACYVGASKSSGEYLLFLDADVFFSDGAFDYVLSNVPKDGLLTIQPYHLTLSFYEKLSMYFNIIAIVGLSVGRFCCPFNTKGGYFGPFLIVKRNDYFRVGGHLSVFDRVVEDIELGKRFENNNIKIYSIPNNKLVFFRMYGDGVKNLIDGWTKNMSLGAKSTDLWNLILIFGLIAFVVNITIYGFLSIFLGQFEYFAFMYLTYSFIMFLVSRKVGNFEFFSWISVVFGWFFLFILIRSFYFLKTGRKVKWRGREVVIR; encoded by the coding sequence ATGGAGATGGTTTTTGTATTATTTTTAGTTGGTAGTGTTTTAGGTCTTGTTATCTCGTTAGTGGTATTGTTCAGGTTTATTAATTTCTTTTACAGAAAAATTGATTTTGACAGAATCAGGGTTGATAAGAAAGATATTTCTGTGATAATACCAGCTAGGAATGAGGAGAATAGGATTACAAGACTTTTGAAAATTCTGGTTAGTGAGGGGTTTAAAGAGATTATAGTAGTTGATGATGACTCTGAAGATAACACTTACGAAGTATCAAAATCTTTTGGGGTTAAAGTTTTAAAAGTCAAGGAATTCTATTCTGAATTGAGTGGTAAGAGTATAGCTTGTTATGTAGGAGCAAGTAAGTCAAGTGGAGAGTATTTGCTTTTTTTAGATGCTGATGTTTTTTTCTCAGATGGTGCTTTTGATTATGTGTTATCGAATGTTCCGAAAGATGGACTTTTAACGATACAACCTTATCACTTAACATTAAGTTTCTATGAAAAACTCTCTATGTACTTTAACATAATAGCAATAGTAGGTTTAAGTGTAGGTAGATTTTGTTGTCCCTTTAATACTAAGGGAGGATATTTTGGTCCATTCCTAATTGTTAAAAGGAACGATTATTTTAGAGTAGGGGGACATTTATCTGTTTTTGATAGGGTAGTTGAGGATATTGAGCTTGGTAAGAGGTTTGAGAATAACAACATAAAAATATATTCAATCCCCAATAACAAACTTGTTTTTTTTCGTATGTATGGAGATGGGGTAAAAAATCTCATTGATGGTTGGACTAAGAATATGTCTCTCGGTGCTAAATCAACTGATCTTTGGAATCTGATTTTGATTTTTGGCTTAATTGCTTTTGTTGTAAATATAACGATATATGGATTTCTGTCTATTTTTTTAGGGCAATTTGAATATTTTGCTTTTATGTATCTTACTTACAGTTTTATTATGTTTTTAGTTTCTAGGAAAGTTGGTAATTTTGAATTTTTCTCTTGGATTTCTGTAGTTTTTGGGTGGTTTTTTTTGTTTATACTTATAAGATCGTTTTACTTTCTCAAGACAGGTAGGAAGGTTAAGTGGAGAGGTAGAGAGGTAGTGATAAGATGA
- a CDS encoding YifB family Mg chelatase-like AAA ATPase has translation MVNKVYSVSFVGLNVSLVEVEVDIETKVPSFDIVGLPDTTVKESKERVRSAILNSGYTFPLKRILINLAPAYLRKEGSILDLSLALGILIGSKQVSDSGIIDINNTIFIGELSLDGKLKYTKGILPAVLFAIENGFKNVFVPEENKNECIIVSEYINILPVKTLKDVVEFIGGENSTSTLKDGIEIYKNHNFDVDFSDVKGQYHAKRAIEIAVAGGHNILMLGGPGGGKTMLARRIPTIMPEMEMKEIIETTKIYSIAGMLGEKGIISERPFRAPHHTSSDISIIGGGRIPKPGEVSLAHNGVLFLDELQEFKSNVLQVMRQPLEEGFITISRAEGSVIFPANFMFVAAMNVAKDNTDSIYSSTDIIRILNKISTPLIDRIDMHIEVPRVKFSEISEKTNGHYSSKQIKSRILKAREIQHNRFSKLKLNIKTNSKIPSTYIEEICRVSNSSKKLLEVVISKFKISMRSYHKILKIARTIADLDETQDIKESHIAEAIQHRVLDKILYS, from the coding sequence ATGGTTAATAAAGTTTATTCGGTTTCCTTTGTCGGATTAAATGTATCTTTAGTTGAAGTCGAAGTTGATATCGAAACTAAAGTTCCAAGTTTTGATATAGTGGGGCTTCCTGACACTACAGTAAAAGAATCCAAAGAAAGAGTAAGAAGTGCTATACTAAATTCAGGATATACCTTTCCTTTGAAAAGGATTCTCATAAATCTAGCACCTGCATACCTTAGAAAAGAAGGATCAATACTTGACCTATCTCTTGCACTTGGAATATTAATCGGTTCAAAACAAGTATCAGATAGCGGAATTATTGATATCAACAACACTATTTTTATAGGCGAATTATCACTAGATGGAAAACTAAAGTACACAAAAGGAATCCTACCTGCAGTTCTGTTCGCTATTGAAAATGGTTTTAAAAATGTCTTTGTACCCGAAGAAAATAAAAACGAATGTATAATAGTATCGGAGTACATAAATATCCTACCCGTAAAAACCCTAAAAGATGTTGTAGAATTTATTGGTGGTGAAAATAGCACAAGCACATTAAAAGATGGTATAGAGATATACAAAAATCATAACTTTGATGTAGATTTTTCTGATGTTAAAGGACAATATCATGCTAAGAGAGCTATAGAAATAGCAGTAGCAGGAGGTCATAACATACTCATGCTAGGAGGACCAGGTGGAGGAAAAACAATGTTAGCAAGAAGAATACCTACCATAATGCCAGAAATGGAAATGAAAGAAATAATCGAAACAACAAAAATCTATAGCATAGCAGGTATGCTAGGAGAAAAAGGTATAATATCCGAAAGACCATTTAGAGCACCACATCACACATCGTCGGATATTTCAATAATAGGCGGTGGCAGAATACCAAAACCAGGAGAAGTAAGCCTAGCACACAACGGAGTTCTGTTTCTTGATGAACTACAAGAATTCAAATCAAATGTGTTACAGGTAATGAGACAACCCTTAGAAGAAGGCTTTATAACTATATCAAGAGCAGAAGGTAGTGTGATCTTCCCCGCAAATTTTATGTTTGTAGCCGCAATGAACGTCGCAAAAGATAATACCGATAGTATATACTCATCAACCGATATCATAAGAATACTAAACAAAATTAGCACACCTCTCATCGATAGAATAGATATGCACATCGAAGTACCAAGAGTTAAATTCAGTGAAATATCAGAAAAAACTAATGGACACTATAGCTCAAAACAAATAAAATCAAGAATATTAAAAGCAAGAGAAATTCAACACAACAGGTTCTCAAAACTAAAACTTAACATAAAAACAAACTCTAAAATACCCTCAACATACATAGAAGAAATATGTAGAGTATCAAACTCCTCAAAAAAATTATTAGAAGTAGTTATATCGAAATTCAAAATAAGTATGAGATCATATCACAAAATACTTAAAATAGCAAGAACTATAGCAGATCTTGATGAAACTCAAGACATAAAAGAAAGCCATATAGCTGAAGCAATTCAGCATAGAGTGCTAGACAAAATTTTATACTCATAA
- the dcd gene encoding dCTP deaminase produces the protein MILTSKKILEEIKKGNIIIEPFDEKYLNPNSYNLRLHNELLVLTDEKLDMRKPSNYQKVIIPEEGLLLEPGNLYLGRTFEYTITKNFVPMIEGRSSIARLGISIHATAGFGDVGFEGYWTLEISVIKPVVVYPFVEICQIYYCEVTGEIDKVYRGKYSQSKDIIISKIYEEFK, from the coding sequence ATGATACTCACTTCAAAAAAGATACTAGAAGAAATAAAAAAAGGTAATATAATCATCGAACCATTTGATGAAAAATATCTAAATCCGAACTCATACAACTTAAGACTCCATAACGAGCTACTTGTATTAACAGATGAAAAACTAGATATGAGAAAACCATCCAATTACCAAAAAGTTATCATTCCCGAAGAAGGATTATTACTCGAACCAGGAAATCTCTATCTAGGTAGAACTTTTGAATATACAATAACAAAAAACTTTGTCCCGATGATAGAAGGAAGATCAAGTATAGCAAGATTAGGTATATCAATACATGCTACAGCAGGATTTGGAGATGTAGGCTTTGAAGGATACTGGACATTAGAAATATCCGTAATAAAACCGGTTGTTGTATACCCCTTTGTTGAAATATGTCAAATATACTATTGCGAAGTCACAGGCGAAATTGATAAAGTCTACAGAGGTAAATACTCACAGAGTAAAGATATAATAATAAGTAAAATTTACGAAGAGTTTAAATAA
- a CDS encoding leucyl aminopeptidase: protein MDVFVKSFKDFVSQEADALVVFSFENEDIKKVINPTITRLVNEVIKSEGFNSKIGEVVVIPKPALPKNVRFKKIIVIGAEKRDKFNTETIRKLGSVISKNASKYNYSSVLIYANWFSKGVNRSSDKSLPFKALIEGLLLGTYKFEEFISKKESDKKTSLEKAYVLKPNLDIDFDRIADRVKVVVDGVFLARKLQNLPSNVATPTYISQIAKMECEKVGVKVKIIDKKEAEEMGMNLYLAVARGSEEEPKFVIMEYEGGGDKWYGLLGKGITFDTGGISLKPSDRMEEMKFDMSGAAAVIATMVTIAKLKLNVNVVGITPLTENMPSGKATKPGDIVKSMGGIFVEIVNTDAEGRLILADALEYVKKYKPDFVIDIATLTGACVVALGHEAAGLMGNDEKLKQLIKESSERTSERVWELPLWEDYDEYIKSNFADVKNVGNRYAGAITAAVFMKKFVDYPWAHLDIAGVAYTDKEKFYISKGGTGFGVRLFVDMFERIK, encoded by the coding sequence ATGGATGTATTTGTAAAGTCTTTTAAAGATTTTGTAAGTCAGGAAGCAGATGCTTTAGTTGTGTTTTCTTTTGAAAATGAAGATATAAAGAAAGTTATCAATCCTACTATAACTAGATTGGTTAATGAGGTTATAAAATCAGAAGGTTTCAACTCAAAAATCGGTGAAGTTGTTGTGATACCTAAGCCAGCTTTGCCAAAAAACGTAAGATTTAAAAAAATAATAGTCATAGGTGCTGAAAAAAGAGATAAGTTTAACACTGAAACTATTAGGAAACTAGGTAGCGTGATTTCTAAGAATGCTTCTAAATATAATTATAGCTCTGTCTTGATTTATGCTAATTGGTTTAGCAAGGGGGTGAACAGAAGTAGTGATAAATCACTTCCTTTTAAAGCATTGATTGAAGGACTACTTTTAGGTACATATAAATTTGAGGAATTTATTTCAAAAAAGGAAAGCGATAAGAAAACTAGTTTAGAAAAAGCTTATGTTTTGAAACCAAATTTAGATATAGATTTTGATAGAATTGCTGATAGGGTTAAAGTGGTTGTTGATGGAGTATTTTTGGCAAGAAAGCTTCAGAACTTGCCTTCAAATGTTGCTACTCCTACTTATATTTCTCAGATTGCAAAGATGGAATGTGAAAAAGTTGGTGTAAAGGTTAAAATTATAGATAAAAAAGAAGCTGAGGAGATGGGTATGAATTTGTATCTTGCTGTTGCTAGAGGAAGTGAAGAGGAACCAAAATTTGTTATCATGGAATATGAAGGAGGTGGAGACAAATGGTATGGACTTCTGGGGAAAGGTATAACTTTTGATACAGGTGGTATTTCTCTAAAACCATCTGATAGAATGGAAGAAATGAAATTTGATATGAGCGGTGCAGCAGCAGTTATAGCAACTATGGTAACAATAGCTAAATTAAAGCTTAACGTTAATGTAGTTGGTATAACTCCTCTTACTGAAAATATGCCGAGCGGTAAAGCGACAAAACCAGGAGATATTGTCAAGAGTATGGGAGGAATATTTGTTGAAATAGTAAATACCGATGCGGAAGGTAGACTTATCCTAGCTGATGCTCTTGAGTATGTTAAGAAGTATAAGCCTGATTTCGTAATAGATATTGCCACGCTTACAGGTGCTTGTGTTGTGGCTCTAGGTCATGAAGCAGCAGGACTTATGGGAAATGATGAAAAGTTAAAGCAACTAATAAAAGAATCTTCAGAAAGAACTTCTGAAAGAGTTTGGGAATTGCCTCTATGGGAAGATTACGACGAGTATATTAAAAGTAATTTTGCAGATGTGAAAAATGTAGGTAATAGATACGCTGGTGCTATAACTGCAGCAGTATTTATGAAAAAGTTTGTTGATTATCCATGGGCTCATCTGGATATAGCTGGTGTTGCATACACTGATAAGGAAAAATTTTATATATCGAAAGGGGGTACAGGTTTTGGTGTAAGATTGTTTGTAGATATGTTTGAAAGAATTAAATAA
- a CDS encoding sigma-70 family RNA polymerase sigma factor, which produces MERYEVRNVLLKYLSKDIAKTKVIEEDLITIIRAKKGDREAIRKIIENNIRFVVKLASNFRVQNDVFMDLISEGCLGIMRAIKNYDISKGVKFSSYANIWIKHYILSYLSSNSVVKLPARKKKMVKSLSVNNSFVGVEESLVEYNMSVEEYQNMMSLNNIMFFSDISDESVITNKRNQVDEKIEFNHLVSIINEKVSKLSPKEQFIIEHRYGLNNKEVKRLVDIARIFKSTPEGIRYIEQKALSKLRVMLEKESII; this is translated from the coding sequence ATGGAAAGGTATGAGGTAAGAAATGTACTTCTTAAGTATTTGTCTAAAGATATAGCGAAGACTAAAGTAATTGAAGAAGATTTAATTACTATAATCAGGGCAAAGAAAGGTGATAGGGAAGCCATTAGGAAAATTATAGAGAATAATATAAGGTTTGTGGTAAAACTTGCCTCAAATTTTAGAGTACAAAATGATGTTTTTATGGATCTTATAAGTGAAGGATGTCTTGGAATAATGCGAGCTATAAAGAATTATGATATTTCGAAGGGTGTTAAATTTAGTTCTTATGCAAACATATGGATTAAACATTATATTTTGTCATATCTTTCATCGAATTCAGTAGTTAAACTACCAGCTAGAAAGAAAAAAATGGTAAAATCGCTTAGTGTTAACAATAGTTTTGTTGGAGTTGAAGAGAGTCTTGTAGAGTATAATATGTCTGTTGAAGAATATCAAAACATGATGTCGTTGAATAACATAATGTTTTTTTCTGATATTTCTGATGAGAGTGTTATAACTAATAAGAGAAATCAAGTTGATGAAAAGATAGAATTCAATCATTTGGTGAGTATTATCAACGAGAAAGTTTCGAAATTGAGTCCCAAGGAGCAGTTTATAATAGAGCATAGATATGGTCTTAATAACAAAGAGGTAAAAAGGTTAGTTGATATAGCAAGAATATTTAAGTCAACGCCTGAAGGTATAAGATACATAGAGCAAAAGGCATTAAGTAAGTTAAGAGTGATGTTAGAAAAAGAAAGTATTATTTAA
- the hflX gene encoding GTPase HflX: MKCLVVYAIKDLKRMDQELLKSRLDEIKSLVKTLSWYIVDLLVINLRDVDPAFYITKGKVEEVKELRVLDQVEYIVFYNNLSPVHIRNLEIEFGKKVITKVDLILMIFKEHAVSLESKLQVELASLQVELPRLYGIGKEMEQIKGGIGLRGPGERKTEVMKRHIKERIRTLKKKIEDIKKHRKNQLSSRFGVFNVSIVGYTNSGKSSLMNLLTKANVLEENKLFSTLDTKTKRLVIEGVEMTITDTVGFIEDLPPQLVESFYSTLEVVKQSNLLIHLVDISSKFAEDKMRVVDEILSKIFREDKLELPKTLYVFNKVDLVENLDLINKFSESYPDALFISVKERINIKKLREQLRNHAEEYYKVLNSNYYLKTV; this comes from the coding sequence ATGAAATGTTTAGTAGTTTATGCTATCAAAGACTTAAAAAGAATGGACCAAGAGTTACTTAAGAGTAGGTTGGATGAAATAAAAAGCCTTGTTAAAACTCTATCTTGGTATATTGTTGATTTACTTGTAATAAACCTTAGAGATGTAGATCCTGCTTTTTACATAACGAAAGGTAAAGTCGAGGAAGTAAAGGAATTAAGAGTATTAGATCAAGTTGAATATATAGTATTCTACAATAATCTTTCGCCAGTTCACATAAGGAATTTAGAGATAGAGTTTGGTAAGAAGGTGATTACTAAGGTTGATCTTATACTGATGATATTTAAGGAACATGCTGTTAGTCTTGAATCGAAATTGCAGGTAGAATTGGCTTCACTTCAGGTTGAGTTACCTAGACTTTATGGTATAGGTAAAGAAATGGAACAGATAAAAGGTGGAATAGGTTTGAGAGGACCTGGTGAAAGAAAAACGGAAGTTATGAAAAGACATATAAAGGAAAGAATTAGAACTCTTAAAAAGAAAATAGAGGATATTAAGAAGCATAGAAAAAATCAACTTTCTTCTAGGTTTGGAGTTTTTAATGTTTCAATAGTAGGATATACCAATAGTGGTAAATCATCTCTTATGAATCTTCTAACAAAGGCAAATGTGTTGGAAGAAAATAAGTTATTCTCGACATTGGATACTAAAACAAAGAGACTTGTTATCGAAGGAGTAGAGATGACAATAACTGATACCGTAGGATTTATTGAAGATCTTCCACCACAACTTGTTGAATCTTTTTATTCAACTCTTGAAGTTGTTAAGCAGTCGAATTTACTAATACACCTTGTTGATATATCTTCAAAGTTTGCTGAAGATAAAATGAGAGTTGTTGATGAGATACTTTCTAAAATATTTAGAGAAGACAAATTGGAACTTCCGAAAACACTTTATGTTTTCAATAAAGTTGATCTCGTTGAAAATTTGGATCTAATAAACAAATTTTCAGAATCATATCCAGATGCTCTGTTTATCTCAGTGAAAGAGAGAATTAATATCAAGAAGTTAAGAGAACAACTAAGAAATCATGCAGAAGAGTACTATAAAGTACTTAATTCAAATTACTATTTGAAAACTGTTTAG
- a CDS encoding alpha-amylase family glycosyl hydrolase has translation MKKFSLVMLMLVMLMSLALVYDVSAWRVFQAFYWDVPNGWYTTVQGKVAELAADKIEVIYLPPPSKAMNGGYSMGYDPYDYYDLGQYNQKGTVATRFGTQSQLRSLISSIKSYGMKAMADIVLNHRAGGDSQYNPFTGGNTWTDFSKVASGRFKMSYWDFHPNDIHSSDSGVFGGYPDVCHDKTYVKTNIIAWLNWLRNSANAGFDFWRLDYTKGFAPWVAAYIYDNTGQPFIVGEYWDGNRDTLAWWVDSANRANVKTFDFSLLYVLRDMALGNGYYDMRGLQFAGLVGIRPTKAVTFVANHDTDPIIQNKMMAYAYILTAEGDPTVWWKDYYDYGLARRGTARGIQQLLWVHWRLAGGSTTILYADNDLYIAQRNGYGSNPGLVIVINDNGVQWKGARVKTKWANTELNVYAWDGKDTARPQNKWTDGSGYTDLWAAPYGYAVYAPAGY, from the coding sequence ATGAAGAAGTTTAGTTTAGTGATGCTAATGCTAGTGATGTTGATGTCGCTAGCATTGGTTTATGATGTTAGTGCTTGGAGAGTATTCCAAGCATTCTACTGGGATGTTCCAAATGGATGGTATACAACTGTTCAAGGTAAAGTTGCTGAGCTTGCTGCTGATAAAATTGAGGTTATATATCTTCCACCTCCATCTAAGGCAATGAATGGTGGTTATTCAATGGGTTATGATCCTTATGATTATTATGATTTAGGTCAATACAATCAAAAGGGGACCGTTGCTACGAGGTTTGGTACTCAATCTCAGTTAAGAAGTTTAATATCAAGCATAAAGTCTTATGGTATGAAAGCTATGGCAGATATAGTTTTAAATCACAGAGCTGGAGGGGATTCTCAGTATAATCCTTTTACTGGAGGTAATACTTGGACTGATTTTTCTAAAGTTGCTAGTGGTAGATTTAAGATGAGTTATTGGGATTTCCATCCTAATGATATTCATAGTAGTGATAGTGGGGTATTTGGAGGATATCCTGATGTATGTCATGATAAGACTTATGTTAAAACCAACATAATAGCGTGGCTTAACTGGCTAAGAAATAGTGCTAATGCTGGATTTGACTTCTGGAGACTTGACTATACAAAAGGGTTTGCACCTTGGGTAGCTGCTTATATATATGATAATACAGGGCAACCATTCATAGTAGGAGAGTATTGGGATGGTAATAGAGATACTCTTGCTTGGTGGGTTGATAGTGCGAATAGAGCAAATGTTAAGACATTTGACTTTTCTTTGTTGTATGTTCTTAGAGATATGGCTTTGGGTAATGGCTATTATGATATGAGAGGGTTACAGTTTGCCGGACTTGTAGGTATTAGGCCTACTAAAGCTGTTACGTTTGTTGCAAATCATGACACTGATCCAATAATACAGAATAAGATGATGGCCTATGCATACATACTAACTGCGGAAGGAGATCCGACAGTTTGGTGGAAAGATTATTATGACTACGGGCTTGCTAGAAGGGGTACTGCTAGAGGTATTCAACAGTTATTATGGGTTCATTGGAGACTTGCTGGTGGATCAACAACTATTCTATATGCTGATAACGATCTATACATAGCACAAAGAAATGGTTATGGTTCCAATCCAGGGCTTGTGATAGTGATAAATGATAATGGAGTACAATGGAAAGGAGCAAGAGTTAAGACAAAGTGGGCCAATACTGAACTAAATGTCTATGCTTGGGATGGAAAAGATACTGCGAGACCTCAAAATAAATGGACTGATGGAAGTGGTTATACAGATCTTTGGGCTGCACCTTACGGATATGCAGTCTACGCTCCTGCGGGTTATTAA
- the recG gene encoding ATP-dependent DNA helicase RecG, which translates to MLLEETKKIHIKDLKIRSLTTARKKLLYRLKLYTVFDVLTYFPIRYEDRTELKNFSDIMRDIYKSLNGKVNGTVIAEVIDYEYVKVSDRKILKIIVTDGEIKAELVCYNREFLANVLKVGVRYIITGIWEYKYNRLQSATFDYAELGNQGYKKDEFGVVLPIYSSTEGVRQRTVRKTIHIIVDEFADKIDDELPEYVMEGRNLMSLGKVIKILHKPQKMEHISIARRNFVYYEFMKMNLVIEYSRVEEKKVDKGSRYRSTKLADEFVSSLPFELTSAQIRVIEEIKRDMLSNKVMHRLIQGDVGSGKTIVGLYAMLVAVDNGYQSALMVPTEVLAVQHYINISNLLSKFAKYHNINVRILKGGLSSQTRRLLNFEMEYGRSHIVIGTHALFQDDVVFKNLGLVVIDEQHRFGVEQRAKLVNKGFHPDVLVMTATPIPRTLTMTLYGNLDLSVIDEMPYGRKKIITNWYKDIDTRLVYEKVREELKKGFKAYFIYPIIEDSEDLTDLKSLVEAYEHLSNDVFPEYKVGMLHGKMTPEEKYEVMDKFKKGEINILASTTVIEVGIDVPDATVIVIEGAERFGLSQLHQLRGRVGRSSFQSYCYLITSDRISQEAVERMKAMVKCEDGFAISEIDLRLRGPGELLGYQQSGIPEFILADLIKDEDILKLTKEDARKILSKDPDLSDPKNQKIKSLVQKEKQRIFVVKSG; encoded by the coding sequence ATGCTTCTTGAGGAAACGAAAAAGATACATATAAAAGATCTTAAAATAAGATCATTAACTACTGCTAGGAAGAAATTGCTATATAGGCTTAAGTTATACACAGTTTTTGATGTATTAACGTACTTTCCTATTAGGTATGAAGATAGAACAGAACTAAAAAATTTTTCAGATATAATGAGAGATATATACAAGTCTTTGAATGGTAAAGTTAATGGTACTGTGATAGCTGAGGTTATAGATTATGAGTATGTGAAGGTTAGTGATAGAAAAATATTGAAAATTATAGTAACTGATGGTGAAATAAAAGCAGAGCTTGTTTGTTACAATAGGGAATTTTTAGCGAATGTTTTGAAGGTAGGGGTTAGGTATATAATAACAGGGATTTGGGAGTACAAGTATAATAGATTACAGAGTGCTACTTTTGATTATGCTGAACTTGGTAACCAAGGGTACAAGAAGGATGAATTTGGAGTTGTTTTACCTATATATTCATCAACGGAGGGTGTTAGGCAAAGAACTGTAAGGAAAACTATACATATCATAGTTGATGAGTTTGCAGATAAGATAGATGATGAATTGCCGGAGTATGTAATGGAAGGTAGAAATCTTATGTCTTTAGGTAAAGTTATAAAGATACTACACAAACCTCAAAAGATGGAACATATAAGCATTGCTAGAAGGAACTTTGTATATTATGAATTTATGAAGATGAACTTAGTTATAGAGTATAGTAGGGTTGAAGAAAAGAAAGTGGATAAAGGTAGTAGGTACAGATCGACAAAGTTGGCAGATGAATTTGTGTCTTCACTACCTTTTGAACTTACAAGTGCGCAGATTAGAGTTATTGAAGAGATAAAGAGAGATATGTTATCAAACAAGGTTATGCATAGACTTATACAGGGGGATGTAGGATCGGGTAAGACTATAGTTGGTTTGTATGCTATGCTTGTTGCTGTGGATAATGGTTATCAAAGTGCTCTTATGGTACCAACCGAGGTTTTAGCAGTACAACATTACATAAACATATCAAACTTACTTAGCAAGTTTGCTAAATATCACAACATAAATGTGAGAATTTTGAAAGGTGGATTATCGAGTCAGACTAGAAGACTACTAAACTTTGAAATGGAGTATGGAAGATCTCATATAGTAATAGGAACTCATGCTTTGTTTCAAGATGATGTAGTTTTTAAGAATCTTGGGCTTGTTGTAATAGATGAACAGCACAGATTTGGTGTTGAGCAGAGAGCAAAATTGGTAAATAAAGGATTTCATCCTGATGTCCTTGTTATGACTGCTACACCTATACCTAGGACTTTGACTATGACACTTTATGGAAATCTTGATTTGAGCGTTATAGATGAAATGCCGTATGGTAGGAAAAAAATAATTACAAATTGGTATAAGGATATTGATACAAGACTGGTTTACGAGAAGGTTAGAGAGGAGCTAAAAAAAGGTTTCAAAGCGTATTTCATTTATCCCATAATAGAGGATAGTGAGGATCTGACGGATCTTAAATCTTTAGTTGAGGCGTATGAACATTTGTCAAATGATGTATTTCCAGAATATAAAGTTGGTATGCTTCACGGTAAGATGACACCCGAAGAAAAGTACGAAGTTATGGATAAGTTTAAGAAGGGTGAAATTAATATACTAGCATCAACTACAGTCATAGAAGTGGGTATAGATGTTCCTGATGCTACTGTTATAGTTATAGAAGGGGCTGAAAGATTTGGTTTATCTCAGTTACATCAATTGCGTGGTAGAGTAGGTAGAAGTTCTTTCCAGTCTTACTGTTACCTTATAACATCAGATAGAATTTCCCAAGAAGCAGTTGAAAGGATGAAAGCTATGGTTAAATGCGAAGATGGTTTTGCAATATCCGAAATTGATTTAAGATTAAGAGGCCCTGGAGAATTACTTGGATATCAGCAATCAGGTATTCCTGAGTTTATCCTGGCGGATTTAATAAAAGATGAAGATATTTTGAAACTTACAAAAGAAGATGCTCGTAAGATATTATCAAAAGATCCAGATCTTTCCGATCCTAAAAATCAGAAAATAAAGTCTTTAGTCCAGAAAGAAAAGCAGAGAATATTTGTTGTTAAATCCGGATAG